In the Sinorhizobium garamanticum genome, one interval contains:
- the fixL gene encoding oxygen sensor histidine kinase FixL — protein sequence MQSTRIVEGTRLGRSLIRWQLNRTLTYILTTAAVLSVVALRLGLWKLLGGSAILLSFTPVILLVAIAGRSGLVAFAAGLSFAAAATLQQLENASDPSLVELISFGVAVLLTMALAEVLQAARRAIGRTEEVVKARDAHLRSILDTVPDATVVSATDGTIVSFNAAAVRQFGYAEEEVIGQNLRILMPQPYRHDHDGYMQRYVRTGEKRIIGIDRVVSGQRKDGSTFPMKLAVGEMQSGGERFFTGFIRDLTEREESAARLEQIQAELARLARLNEMGEMASTLAHELNQPLSAIANYSHGCTRLLRDMDGAVATRMREALEEVASQSLRAGQIIKHLREFVTKGETEKAPEDIRKLVEEAAALALVGSREQGVRTVFEYLPGAEMVMVDRIQVQQVLINLMRNGIEAMRHVEGRELTIRTMPADRGAVAVVVEDTGGGIPEEIAGQLFKPFVTTKASGMGIGLSISKRLVEAHGGEMIVSKNTAGGATFRFTLPAYEDERIDAND from the coding sequence ATGCAGTCAACGCGCATTGTCGAAGGGACGCGGCTCGGGCGGTCGCTCATCAGATGGCAACTCAATCGCACCTTGACCTACATTCTCACGACGGCGGCGGTGTTGAGTGTTGTTGCGCTGCGCTTGGGGCTATGGAAGCTCTTGGGCGGTAGCGCCATTCTCCTTTCCTTCACCCCCGTCATCCTTCTCGTCGCAATTGCCGGCCGATCGGGTCTGGTCGCCTTTGCGGCCGGGCTGTCATTTGCCGCAGCGGCCACTCTTCAGCAGCTCGAGAACGCCTCCGATCCGAGCTTAGTTGAGTTGATCTCCTTCGGAGTGGCGGTGCTTCTGACCATGGCTCTCGCGGAAGTACTCCAGGCGGCGAGACGCGCCATCGGCAGGACGGAGGAGGTCGTGAAGGCCCGCGATGCGCATCTGAGATCCATACTCGATACTGTTCCGGACGCGACTGTAGTCAGTGCCACCGATGGTACAATCGTCTCCTTCAACGCCGCGGCCGTGCGGCAGTTCGGATATGCGGAGGAGGAAGTCATTGGCCAGAACCTGCGCATATTGATGCCGCAACCCTATCGCCACGACCACGACGGATACATGCAGCGTTACGTAAGAACTGGCGAAAAGCGCATCATCGGCATCGATCGGGTCGTCTCCGGGCAACGGAAGGACGGATCGACCTTTCCGATGAAACTCGCCGTGGGGGAGATGCAGTCAGGGGGTGAGAGGTTCTTCACTGGCTTCATCAGAGACCTCACGGAGCGGGAGGAGTCCGCTGCGAGGCTCGAGCAGATCCAGGCTGAACTTGCGAGGTTGGCCCGCTTAAACGAGATGGGCGAGATGGCGTCGACGCTTGCCCACGAACTGAACCAGCCGTTGTCGGCGATCGCCAACTATTCGCATGGCTGTACGAGGCTGTTACGTGACATGGACGGCGCCGTCGCCACGCGAATGCGCGAGGCGCTTGAAGAGGTGGCCAGCCAGTCGCTGCGGGCCGGCCAGATCATCAAGCATCTTAGGGAGTTCGTCACGAAGGGCGAGACGGAAAAGGCCCCGGAAGACATTCGCAAGCTGGTGGAGGAGGCCGCCGCGCTGGCTCTGGTCGGTTCTCGCGAGCAAGGTGTCCGGACCGTATTCGAATATTTGCCCGGTGCCGAAATGGTAATGGTCGACCGAATCCAGGTCCAGCAAGTCCTCATCAATCTGATGCGTAACGGGATTGAGGCGATGCGCCACGTCGAGGGCCGAGAACTCACGATCCGGACGATGCCGGCTGATCGGGGCGCGGTTGCCGTGGTCGTCGAGGACACGGGCGGAGGCATTCCAGAGGAAATCGCCGGTCAGCTTTTCAAGCCGTTCGTTACGACAAAGGCAAGCGGAATGGGCATCGGGCTTTCCATTTCGAAACGCCTCGTCGAGGCGCATGGCGGTGAGATGATTGTCTCGAAAAACACGGCCGGTGGGGCTACTTTCCGCTTCACGCTTCCCGCATATGAAGATGAACGGATCGATGCCAATGACTGA
- a CDS encoding pseudoazurin — MQTFSKGAAAAVLLAAFAGSAYAADFEVHMLNNGAEGAMVFEPAFVKMNPGDSVTFVPKDKGHNVETIKDMIPDGARPFKSKMNETYKVTFDAPGIYAVKCAPHVGMGMVGVVIVGDAPANVEKVKTGKLPKKARERLDAALVAALP; from the coding sequence GTGCAGACATTCTCAAAGGGCGCTGCCGCTGCCGTTTTGCTTGCGGCGTTCGCCGGCAGCGCATATGCGGCCGATTTCGAAGTTCACATGCTCAACAACGGTGCTGAGGGAGCGATGGTGTTCGAACCGGCATTCGTCAAGATGAACCCGGGCGACAGCGTCACCTTCGTCCCAAAGGACAAGGGGCATAACGTCGAGACGATCAAGGACATGATCCCCGACGGCGCAAGGCCCTTCAAGAGCAAGATGAACGAGACCTATAAGGTTACGTTCGATGCACCGGGCATTTACGCCGTCAAATGCGCGCCGCATGTCGGCATGGGCATGGTCGGCGTTGTGATTGTCGGAGATGCGCCTGCGAACGTCGAAAAGGTGAAAACCGGCAAACTGCCGAAGAAGGCGCGGGAGCGCCTCGACGCCGCTCTCGTAGCTGCCCTTCCGTAA
- the hemN gene encoding oxygen-independent coproporphyrinogen III oxidase, with the protein MQPDLVAKYGEARLPRYTSYPTAPRFSPTIDAGTYGGWLAATPAEKPVSLYLHIPFCRSMCWYCGCHTTITQRDQPILDYLDMLREEVRLVSVAARKNLAVDHVHFGGGTPTIMKPQEFHDLIRVLRDRFGFTKDAEIAVEIDPRTLEREMAKALGEAGVRRASLGVQSFDSVVQKAINRNQSEEQTMEAVARLRRAGVDSINFDLVYGLPHQTVQSCVNTAEAAIAMRPDRFAVFGYAHVPSFKKHQMLIDETALADAEGRIVQAEAIAATLVAAGYRRIGLDHFARADDSLAVAQAVGQLHRNFQGYTTDACDTLIGFGASAIGRTTKGYAQNEVPPGLYAQKIAAGRLATMKGYRLTEEDRLRAAIIERLMCDFSADIPAIAAAHGFDPGIVLENNARLVMLEGDGILENTAGVIRLCEEGRFLIRAVAAAFDAYLDQSARTHSKSA; encoded by the coding sequence ATGCAACCGGATCTTGTCGCCAAATATGGCGAGGCACGCCTGCCCCGCTACACGAGCTATCCGACCGCACCGCGCTTTTCGCCGACCATCGACGCTGGCACCTATGGCGGTTGGCTCGCGGCCACACCGGCGGAAAAGCCGGTATCCCTCTATCTGCATATCCCCTTCTGCCGCTCGATGTGCTGGTATTGCGGCTGTCACACGACGATCACCCAGCGCGACCAGCCGATCCTCGACTATCTGGACATGCTGCGCGAGGAAGTGCGCCTGGTCTCGGTGGCGGCGAGGAAAAACCTCGCCGTCGATCACGTGCATTTCGGAGGCGGAACGCCGACGATCATGAAGCCGCAGGAGTTTCATGATCTCATCCGCGTTCTGCGCGACCGTTTCGGGTTCACGAAAGACGCCGAAATCGCGGTGGAAATCGACCCGCGAACGCTCGAACGGGAAATGGCGAAGGCTCTTGGCGAAGCAGGCGTGCGCCGCGCGAGTCTCGGCGTCCAGAGCTTCGACTCGGTCGTGCAGAAGGCGATCAACCGGAATCAGAGCGAGGAACAGACGATGGAAGCCGTTGCCCGGCTGCGGCGGGCAGGCGTCGACAGCATCAATTTCGATCTCGTCTACGGCCTGCCGCACCAGACTGTTCAATCCTGCGTCAACACGGCCGAGGCCGCTATCGCCATGCGGCCCGACCGCTTCGCCGTCTTCGGCTATGCGCATGTTCCGTCCTTCAAGAAACACCAGATGCTGATCGACGAGACCGCGCTTGCCGATGCGGAGGGCCGGATCGTCCAGGCGGAGGCGATCGCTGCAACGCTCGTTGCCGCCGGTTATCGCCGCATCGGCCTCGATCACTTCGCCCGCGCCGACGATAGCCTGGCGGTCGCACAAGCCGTGGGGCAATTGCATCGCAACTTCCAGGGCTATACGACCGATGCCTGCGATACGCTGATCGGTTTCGGCGCTTCGGCGATCGGGCGGACGACGAAGGGCTATGCACAGAACGAGGTGCCGCCCGGCCTCTATGCGCAAAAGATCGCTGCCGGCCGTCTCGCCACAATGAAAGGCTATCGTCTTACCGAGGAGGACCGGCTGCGGGCAGCGATCATCGAGCGGCTGATGTGCGACTTTTCCGCGGACATTCCGGCCATTGCCGCCGCGCACGGCTTTGATCCCGGCATCGTGCTCGAAAACAATGCGAGGCTCGTCATGCTGGAAGGCGACGGCATCCTCGAAAATACCGCCGGCGTCATCCGGCTCTGCGAGGAGGGGCGCTTCCTGATCCGTGCCGTGGCGGCCGCGTTCGATGCCTATCTGGACCAGTCGGCGCGCACGCACAGCAAGTCGGCGTGA
- the hemN gene encoding oxygen-independent coproporphyrinogen III oxidase has protein sequence MPTSILAKYSDPGPPWYTIYPTAPQFSAAVGAEAYEHWLRELPAKDAISLYIHIPFCRSICWYCGCPTNIARLDAPILHYLAVLRDEIGLVSEQTRQALPVSDVHFGGGSPNLIEPAEFLGLMELLRRRFAFVETAAVAVEIDPRTFTLGMAEALGATGVNRASIGIQSFDPLVQKAINRVQSEGQTAAAVENLRRNGVSRINFDLIYGLPHQTVKSCVETATAAVAMRPNQLAVFGYSHIPSAIKNQRLIEKTALPDNAARAEQAAAVAETLVAAGYREIGLDHFALPGDELTLAQKAGRLRRNSLGYSADTCKTLIGFGASAIGRVGEGYVQNEVALESYSRHISAGRLATSKGHRLTDQDRVRATIIERLMCDLQVDVAAICAAHGLDPVPFLDTVERLAMLADDGIVDVENGFIRVRHDYRFVIRAVAAAFDAYLDRSP, from the coding sequence TTGCCGACCTCCATCCTGGCAAAATACAGCGACCCCGGCCCCCCTTGGTACACCATTTATCCGACTGCACCGCAGTTCTCCGCGGCAGTTGGCGCCGAGGCTTATGAGCACTGGCTGAGGGAGCTCCCGGCTAAGGATGCGATATCGCTCTATATTCACATTCCGTTCTGCCGATCAATCTGCTGGTATTGCGGCTGCCCTACCAACATCGCCCGCCTGGATGCGCCGATCCTCCATTATCTCGCGGTACTGCGTGACGAGATCGGTTTGGTCTCGGAGCAAACGCGGCAGGCGCTGCCGGTGAGCGACGTGCACTTCGGCGGTGGAAGCCCTAACCTCATCGAGCCAGCAGAGTTCCTCGGTCTGATGGAGCTCCTGCGCCGCCGTTTCGCGTTCGTGGAAACGGCAGCCGTGGCCGTCGAGATTGATCCGCGCACGTTCACGCTCGGGATGGCCGAAGCCTTAGGAGCCACCGGCGTGAACCGCGCGAGCATCGGCATTCAGAGCTTCGATCCCTTAGTTCAAAAAGCGATCAACCGCGTCCAGAGTGAGGGGCAGACAGCGGCTGCCGTTGAAAACTTGCGCAGGAATGGAGTAAGCCGCATCAACTTCGACCTTATCTACGGTCTGCCGCATCAGACGGTGAAGTCCTGCGTGGAAACCGCGACGGCGGCAGTCGCCATGCGCCCGAACCAGCTTGCGGTGTTCGGGTACTCGCACATTCCGTCCGCTATAAAGAATCAGCGCTTGATCGAGAAGACAGCGCTGCCGGACAACGCTGCCCGCGCCGAACAGGCTGCGGCCGTAGCTGAGACGCTGGTTGCCGCCGGTTACCGAGAGATCGGGCTCGACCATTTCGCCTTGCCGGGAGACGAGCTCACGCTGGCGCAGAAAGCCGGTCGCCTGCGGCGTAATTCCCTGGGTTACTCGGCCGACACCTGCAAAACCTTGATCGGTTTCGGCGCGTCGGCTATCGGCCGCGTTGGCGAGGGCTACGTCCAGAACGAAGTTGCGCTGGAATCCTACAGCCGGCACATCTCAGCTGGCCGCCTGGCGACGTCAAAGGGCCACCGTCTCACAGACCAAGACCGCGTGCGAGCCACAATCATCGAGCGGCTGATGTGCGATTTGCAGGTCGACGTGGCGGCAATCTGCGCCGCCCATGGGCTGGACCCGGTGCCGTTTCTCGATACAGTAGAACGTTTGGCGATGCTGGCGGACGACGGTATCGTGGACGTTGAGAACGGATTCATCCGTGTCCGCCACGACTATCGCTTTGTGATTCGCGCTGTCGCTGCCGCATTCGACGCTTATCTCGACCGCTCTCCGTAA
- a CDS encoding OmpW/AlkL family protein has protein sequence MNIIKILYASITAAIVAVAGAAEAADFISAHDAAEIAASPTPWQVRLRALDVITRDSGRVDGLAGSALSFSDTVVPEFDISYFFNDNIAAELILGTTYARVQGGGSIAGLGELGKTWLLPPTLTLQYHFTDFGAFRPYVGAGVNYTVFYNQSGKSADRLDVKNAFGTVLQVGFDYMIDDHWGFNADAKKIFLRPDFDANVGGRNVTGKAKLDPLLFGVGITYRF, from the coding sequence GTGAACATCATAAAAATTCTCTATGCGAGTATCACCGCGGCGATCGTCGCTGTGGCTGGTGCAGCTGAAGCAGCCGACTTTATCAGCGCACACGATGCGGCCGAAATCGCGGCTAGCCCTACCCCATGGCAGGTGCGCCTGCGCGCACTCGACGTCATCACAAGAGACTCTGGCCGCGTTGATGGATTAGCAGGCTCCGCCCTCTCTTTCTCTGACACTGTCGTCCCAGAATTCGATATCTCCTATTTCTTCAATGACAATATAGCGGCCGAGCTCATCCTCGGCACGACATATGCAAGGGTCCAAGGCGGTGGCTCAATTGCCGGTTTAGGTGAGCTCGGCAAGACTTGGCTGCTGCCGCCGACGTTAACCCTGCAATACCATTTCACCGACTTTGGTGCCTTCCGACCCTATGTGGGCGCCGGCGTGAACTATACGGTCTTCTACAATCAGTCAGGCAAATCCGCTGACAGGCTCGACGTCAAGAACGCGTTTGGTACGGTCTTGCAAGTTGGTTTTGACTACATGATCGATGATCATTGGGGCTTCAACGCAGACGCGAAGAAGATCTTCTTGAGGCCGGATTTCGATGCTAACGTCGGCGGAAGGAATGTCACTGGCAAAGCGAAGCTTGATCCCTTGCTCTTCGGCGTTGGCATTACCTATCGTTTTTAA
- a CDS encoding TlpA disulfide reductase family protein — protein sequence MVLRMGSPAPAIKVQNWLRGEPLANFQPDKVYIVEFWATWCGPCVAAMPHLVQLQEQYKDSGLEVVGVAAHEHAPTADEARTKLDAWLTEKCSNLNYRIAFDSTGEMNKRWMEPSFSVGIPTSFVIDRDGHIAFIGHPMSLYDVLPQVLDGSWRTSDQAKAADRERIAKTEHTAREQALKKPINDKFWAAVKAKDWKTALSAIEDGIALMPDDINFRVAHAHLLLHRMRDMQTGLPVIRQLVRDAIDRNSEHWMIMAIDQLFHPANDYSGFPAAERFAMGKELSEHILAPNPSPDDVPKFLSYRAVAHYYHEIGNKDRAIALLELAIKALDGPEPMPDELKRDFLPGLLQTLANYKGEKVCYGALCATPQTISPTPKADKENLT from the coding sequence ATGGTCTTGCGTATGGGGTCTCCGGCTCCAGCGATCAAAGTGCAGAACTGGCTGCGTGGCGAGCCCCTCGCGAACTTTCAGCCGGACAAAGTCTACATCGTCGAGTTTTGGGCAACTTGGTGCGGACCCTGTGTGGCGGCGATGCCGCATCTGGTGCAGCTCCAGGAGCAATACAAAGACAGCGGACTTGAGGTCGTCGGTGTTGCGGCACATGAACACGCTCCAACGGCCGATGAGGCCCGAACCAAGTTGGACGCGTGGTTGACCGAAAAGTGCTCGAATCTGAACTATCGGATCGCATTCGACTCCACAGGCGAAATGAACAAGCGTTGGATGGAACCGAGCTTTTCTGTTGGGATTCCGACCTCGTTCGTGATCGACCGAGACGGCCACATTGCCTTTATAGGTCACCCGATGTCACTCTATGACGTTTTGCCGCAAGTGCTTGACGGCAGCTGGCGCACCAGTGATCAAGCGAAAGCCGCCGATAGGGAGCGGATCGCCAAAACGGAACACACAGCGCGAGAACAAGCGTTGAAGAAGCCGATCAATGACAAATTTTGGGCGGCGGTGAAGGCAAAGGATTGGAAGACGGCCCTCTCGGCAATCGAAGACGGCATCGCCTTGATGCCGGACGACATCAATTTCCGCGTAGCTCATGCGCACCTGTTGCTTCACAGGATGCGCGACATGCAGACCGGCTTGCCCGTCATACGCCAATTGGTTCGCGACGCAATCGACCGAAACTCCGAGCATTGGATGATTATGGCGATAGACCAACTCTTCCATCCGGCAAATGACTATTCGGGGTTTCCGGCTGCTGAGCGCTTTGCGATGGGTAAGGAGCTCTCCGAACACATCCTGGCACCAAATCCCTCACCAGACGACGTCCCTAAGTTCCTGTCTTATCGGGCGGTCGCTCACTACTATCATGAGATCGGCAACAAAGATCGCGCGATCGCGTTGTTGGAGCTGGCAATAAAGGCGCTGGACGGTCCAGAGCCTATGCCGGACGAACTGAAACGGGACTTTCTACCGGGTTTGCTGCAGACCCTCGCCAACTACAAGGGCGAGAAGGTTTGTTACGGCGCTCTCTGTGCGACTCCGCAAACGATTTCCCCCACGCCGAAGGCGGACAAGGAGAATTTGACTTGA
- a CDS encoding VOC family protein, producing the protein MLVREMSLQEGHGLVAAGGLARLPPDHIALAVRNLDDAIHLFQDVLGFKLKRLHVGKGAGTVCADMVRDGMCFVLCQGTGPESQVYQLVENFGAGLYHVALAVDDVPAAVDTLKERGLSFDTTAVESAGLTQVSRCPNTGMSIELIDRNSEGRFLDSNSLSKPEKNN; encoded by the coding sequence ATGCTGGTCAGGGAAATGTCTCTCCAAGAAGGTCATGGGCTCGTGGCGGCGGGAGGTCTGGCGCGATTGCCCCCTGATCACATCGCCTTAGCTGTTCGCAATTTAGACGACGCAATTCATTTGTTTCAAGATGTCCTTGGCTTTAAGCTCAAGCGTTTGCACGTAGGTAAGGGTGCAGGGACGGTTTGTGCGGACATGGTTCGCGACGGGATGTGCTTCGTGCTTTGCCAAGGTACGGGGCCAGAGTCTCAGGTTTATCAACTTGTCGAAAATTTTGGGGCCGGCCTCTATCATGTTGCCTTGGCCGTCGACGATGTACCGGCGGCGGTCGATACTCTCAAAGAGCGAGGGCTGTCCTTTGACACGACCGCTGTTGAGAGTGCTGGCCTGACACAGGTAAGTCGATGCCCCAACACGGGGATGAGCATTGAACTCATCGATCGGAACAGCGAGGGTAGGTTTCTCGACAGCAATAGCTTGAGCAAACCGGAAAAGAACAATTGA